Within the Periplaneta americana isolate PAMFEO1 chromosome 6, P.americana_PAMFEO1_priV1, whole genome shotgun sequence genome, the region TGACATCGCTCCTCAATTTATCTTTTGCTCACTGTACCAGTATGCATGATTTGACTGGAAGCGAAGTACGTAAATCATACCTATTTTTGGTAGCGCAATtgtgaagtataaagtaaataccACAGAGGGAATTATAGCCATATTAACACAGGATTCAGCATGATATAAATGGGGTTACACAGTTCTACACTTTAGATACAACAATGGTAAATcaaaatacaaatacatgagaAACCAATATTTGTAAATACTATCTTCCCTGTTTGTTTCACGAGGAAAAGTTtataaggaaaaatgttaatatactaaaaatacatcgaaatgtgctaacaactattttattttcttaacaaATTCAGAGGAACCAATTAAATACAATACTAAAATGTAACTTCATTTGCTTTATCTAACATTTACATCTGTTTCTTGTACAATCAActgtttttatttctgttgtatttaaTATCAAGTTTTGTGAAGTCATGGCAGAAATAACGCAAAATTAAATAACGTTGTTGATGCATTTGGGTGTATTTTTAGTCACTTAACAGTTTTCCTTACAAAATTTTCTTGTGAAACATACAGCGAAGatagtatttacaaataattgattttctATGTCAAATTCCTATTTATTAACAAGACTGCTTTCCACTGAAGGTTGCTCAAAAGGACTCAGTATAcaaatacatcataattataaaattaaagaaagcatatacataattacataaaaagAACATTTAACAGAAATACATAATTACAAAAAAGAACATTAAAAGggacaatatttttgtaaattcaaTTGTGTAGatggttattttttaaaatttggcaGAATCTTTCCAAACCAAGTTTTGCAATGTCCTCCATCAATATGGTTAgtagtttatattttttaatgaaattaaaaaaaataggttaCTGTTTCCCTAACCCATAACTAGGAGGCCTATTACGGATATAATCTGAAAAATGGTATGTAGGTTcatatattgattttttaatcCAAGTCCACGTTCCTGTTCAAATCTTAGAGTTGGATCTAAAATAATTCCTTCTTGTATGTCACTTTAATACACAAGTACCCTCTTGATGGAACTCTCTTCAGCAATGCATTTAATTTCTTCGTCAATGTTTCCAACCTTTTCTTCTCAAAGCATCTGCAATCTATGTCCTAACTGAATGACATTGCATATTGattaataattttcctttttCACACTGGCCAAGAATGTGGGCTAGAATTTCTTTCTCATGGCACCCATGTCTCCATTGGGTACTGTCCTTGAACCTTCCAGCAatggttatataatataatagttatCCATTCACCTGCTGACAATCCTTCCTTGTCGACTGTGTATTTGCTCTTGGCACCTCAGCAAACACTTCTTGCTTTTACTTTTCACATCTCCATATACTGCCATGTTCAAAATTCTGTTTCTCTAATATGTTCACACATTTTGCGAAATGCTGACTTCGAGGTGTTTTCAGAAGATAGAAGTTTGAGATGATAATATGATGACTTAATTTCTGCATAAATCCCTAATTTCTTTAACGAAGTTATTATTGGCTCTTTCTAATGTGAAACATACCGGTACATTACACTGCTGCAAAAAGGCTTCTCAAGTTGCACAAACGGTTCCAAGGTCTTTAAGTATCTTACAAGTATAGTGTAGGTAGTATAAATTTATAGTGAGCCAAGAGCATAAAAATGCAAGGTCCTGCAATATAACTGTGAAAAATATAAAGTGtctatacataatatatttatttgaagtattgATGTTATCATCAAAGTTAAATTACATAATCATTCATTCTAATAATTCTAATACTTCTTGAACACAAGTAATGTAAAAGTTCTTCACCACTTCTTCCAGATCTTTTGGTGACATAGCTCGGCCACAACTCCCTACCACCCAGGTGTTGTGTTTGCCAATCGACGCATCCGTCTGAAATAAAGAAAGCAATATTTATGTAACATGATACAACAGGATATGATATattacagggctactacaaaggctttacccgattccatagccttgtattatgaaaagtatgagatatacattattgaaagttacaccaataaaaagagaaactcatcaagtttttggtCCATCAACTGCTACAAGTGCTCGATGTGACCTCCTCGCGTCACGCGACAAACATCCACTCAGTAGTCTAACTCCTGCCACACCCGCTGGAGCATATCACGATCAACTCTAGCCACGGCCGCACGGATCCGgttattaagttcttcaagattaactggcaaaggaggtacatacacttgatctttgacaaaccccgatagaaaaaatcacagggagtcagATCTGGTGACCGAGGAGGCCAACGGAGAACACACCGATCGTTGTTAGAAGCCCATCCACACCAACGTTGTGGTAGATGCTCATTAAGATACTCACGCACTTCCAGATGGAAATGTGGTagagccccatcttgttgaaataaaaaccCTGGTTTTTCTTCATGTAACTGAGGCATCAACCACATCAACAGGCTTCTAATGGGCAGAAAAGTGCTGCGCTTATGTAGAGAGCTTAAAAAAGCTCGCGCTCGAAATTACTAGTAAGCATCGCATCCCTGATGTAAGACTACTGTCATACTCTCGAGAAAAATCGAATTTGTTGCTTATGCCAAAAGCCTCCAGATAATGCTGTGAATTGTCTCACCTCGTGTTTCTGTCTTGGTCGCGAATCTTCTTCTCCATCTCTGCATCTGTCAGAGTTTCCAGGAATGGAGCCCACTGATCAGCTTCTGAAGGGGGCCGGAATGGAACTTCTACAGTGGGGAGAGGTGCTTCACTGTGAAGGACAAATACCCATAATCTCATCATTGTGGTCTTTGACTGACCAAAGCATGTTCTtatttactttatgctcgaccatgccgaaatgtagtaattatacacctggaagcagccctttaatggacctcattaaagtacacctattcattaaagttcaggtgttccacctatcagaaaataccattgtagcaatatggaagcacaagtatcgattattctcggatatgcaatcgaaagacaactagcgcgagattagattaagcgttaattgtatataatattcaaataaattcaatttgtcatctcgtttttcaatatctaattcaatttcaaggttatatcaagattaatgtttattttattccctagattatatcaaggtcaatgtcgacatttgtttctcggaaaaaaatcaatactttcgcatctgtgcacatctcacaatttacgaggtattgcacaaggtcagttccgcttctcagtcagataagaataacatgaatacctatgaataatttcaagttagaaatatggtcgagcataaaaagtcgtatgaaacttgactataatggtaattaagacgctcgtatgaaaattatgaaactcgcgctcatttcataaacatactcgcgtcttaattactaccattataggctcgttgcataatgtcctATTAAAAATAAGCAGTGACTTTTAAAGTATTGTAAGCGAAAAATCTGTAAGGTATTGGCAAGTTTTGTGAagtttaatttcacgaaaatctGATTGTGTACAAGCAGCTTAATGAAGATTTTAGTGCCGAATTAGTTCTCCATAATATATCTCTAGTACAAAcctatgatttaaaaaaaattgtgttttacgtTTTATTGACATAGTTTTTTGGAGTTCTTGAAAACAACAATAACGAACTACTATGTCCTAGAATTAAAAGTATCATACAACAAGCATTCAATGAGTTCTAGTTGAATACGTACCTAAATGCATATGTGCGCTGATGCCAGCTGAGCTGACCTCGAATACTGTATGCGATGGCTGTGACAAACTCTCCTCCCAGCCCCAACTCTGCACACAACTTCATGGCGAAGTGCTCAGGGTTGTTGTCCTTCTCACTCATGTCCCACTCCACCTGGTCCACCAGTGATGTGTTGCCCACGTGGATGTTAAGCTACAATGAAaaacattaaggggttaggtacaacttacaacagtaaaattttggaaatattcaacattttttccctccattactgtatcttgtacaataatgaaaattagtatgtataaaacactgtccttctgctacatgaaaaaaatatatatttgtgcgagatcgtgcatatttgcttggtttccgcacaaaaccaatctgcggaaagtgtaaaattccacattcagtattcccaacctaacacacataaaatttccctcttcttaccgcttaagtgacatattcattttactgctttaggcttttaatatattatttttagagatgttcaatatagtaataattataaattggaaacttaccactgcaatttcacctaaattgcactgttaattattgtttttaaatatttgcaaaaattaagtaaactctacaactccactaaagttactgcattcgtgatgaaagtaacattaaggcagctgtgaaaaaataaacaatattccaGACTCATTATGGTGGCTACTTTGAATGaagaaaaagacagacatatgtcacagcctgctggagtatattaaacacagaaaaaaatttaaagcaacaatgttgaaggtagatatttttgttttgcaaatttgccatcattgaacagaaaccaagatggagatttcattgcaactaattagaaattcctctttcaggtatgtaataaacgatcttcgcacaaagtaatgtgcgatacatgagcggtatgttttatttcaattctcggagattaaaaaagctcaactacgtttcgctttttcaaacttttcctccaacatgaaaacttcaacataccgctcttgtaatgcatattactattttacgatttaaagaaaattatttacttttttttttttttttttttttcaaaattcagttcactgtgcagtgatgaagcgtttcccacataactccaAAACTATCcaccattctgtgatgaaattttttgtgtgtatttatgcatgtcatatttacaatttCTCTAccttgtctgataaaaaataaattcattttaaaaatggtcaaatatcagtattttcttctaacacaaaataaaaaaaaatatatattatttattaaggaatgtaattgaaagagcgtgatattgtaaacatgagtttcagcaataaaataaaagagagagaacatgaaaaagttaacaagattATGagtcactgcacagtaaactgccatcattttgaattttgaaaaaaaaaatatatatatataatttttttaatcgtaaaaatgtttttttttcatatagcagaaggacagtgttttacacataccaattttcattattgtacaagatacagtaatggagggaaaaaatgttgaatatttccaaaaattttactgctgtaagctgtacctaaccccttaattgaaAGGTCAGCTGAGAGAAAGAACTATACTACAAAATATGGAAAATTTTCTCCCAAGTGGTGTACATGGTCTTGCCACCTATCCGCAATatgaggaacccgaatcacgcaagtgaaatggatagacagtgaatacacacacatatactcactttttttttttccttcttttcattgCTTCTGTCAATAACCATTTTATGTGAAATGTCACAGCTGTTGCTGATGTATGGTTACCTAAGCTGTTCTAGGGAAACCACGTGGAGGAACCAGAACTACCATTGTACAGTGGACATCATGCAACCGGTATTTAATTGCCACAAATATGGCTGAAGAATGAATTACTGTACCAAAGAAATAGGATTCCTAATTATGTTGTATTAAACCTGGTAACATGAAGAGGATGATGCATTTTCAGCCTTATTGCAACTTCttctagaccagcgtttctcaaactatggtacgtggaccacctgtggtcctcgaggtctgtccttgtggtccttcaaaaaaggcagaagaaaaaataaaattcaaacgaattgcgtatcactctatagctgaaaatttcagagtctggaaatgacaaatggcaatcacctttcactttttcttccagtgctgacattttatgaaatttattaccctatacGTCTACCGACTTCCTACTCTACTTtcaacaacaaaagagagatttaaagcactatgaatgtggtgtttctcgccattttttccctccacatctggcgccgcgcctgtaacccagctagggaccacccaaattcataatagaggaccgaaccttttcatgtatttatgactttaataTTTTTGTCACACCAAGTCTGCACAGTGTACGTCATACACCAATAataaactctgaggtcacaatttgaaacgagacgaattttcatggattcgtgatcactttcattgcgatattgaaactaacaaattttcattgagtgaaagagaacagttaattgaactcttgaATGAGTTCGgacttaaaaatgaaatttcaagtggaagatatggttaatttctggacctcatcataagtgaaaagagaataaagTGTACTGTACAATGGTACTTTAGCGATTATAATTCGTTTGCTTCTACGTACccgtgtgagaaagggtttacatcactaactctaataaaaacacaaTAGGCTAccaaaatcgactcgatgtatgtgatgaTCTCCGACTTAAACTTACCAGcctacatccaaatatagaactgtgcaagaatcagcaggctcatccatctcattaatgtaccaacatttatttatttttttttttagttaataagttaaagattatccaaactctaatagccttgatttattaaagaaacaacactaaattttcttctatcaacattagcttaattagttaatactagtacaaaattaatttaatttcattaattttaattaattaattctactttaaaatataagtatactggtattaaaatatgctacaggtATGATAAATTTGTCTTCGAAGGGAACAAGTGTGAGGtgatccgcggaactgttctgatttaaaaaagtggtccccacttcaaaaaagtttgagaaacgctgttctagacTAAAATAAAACTACTGATGAGATTGAAGACATGTTGATTCAGATATAAACAATGCCAACCTTAATGATGACTCTTTGGTCACAGTTCTCCTCGATAATACTGTCTGTGGGGAAGCCGTCGATCTGTTGTCTGATGGCTTGGGCTATTGCAGGCACAAATGAGAGTGGGTTGAGGTCCAGGTCGTCACACAAGACTTCTGCAAACTGCTCTGGTGTGATCAAACTCTCTGGAACAGACATTAAACTGTCTTTACTACTCTTTCTCATCACAATTAATACTAAGGTTGTTATTCCTATGCATTCATCGCAGGAGCCTCCTGTACTGGTAACCAATAGTAGTGACAATTATGGGGGAAAGTTTGTTACAGTGGTGGTTCTCCAttgataggcctatgtttaaatataataaatttataaacctCTACAGTGGAAAACAGGTTTTACAGGttttcctttaataaaaaatatggcTTCAGTTTTACAGTTTTATCATTCTTAAATCCACTCATTTTTTCAATGCACATATTAATAATCTAAttgtaaagttaaaaaaataactcAACTCCACAAGTAGTCCCTTTTCATAAGCATGCACACATGTTATGAAATTATACCGCATTTTCCataaaaataaccaactaaaaatgttttttttttgctaatggcgggtactgaagtcagttgtgtagaccaattgaCTGATAGaatcaaatgttatgttttttatttaacgacgctcgcaactgcagaggttatatcagcgtcgccagatgtgccggaattttgtcccgcaggagttcttttacatgccagtaaatctactgacatgagcctgtcgcatttaagcacacttaaatgccatcgacctggcccgggatcgaacccgcaaccttggaggccagcgctataccaactcgccaaccaggtcgacagggtAGAGTCAATGTCGAGAGTGCGTCATACGAGGCTGATCTACGATGCACcaacgatgagatgatgatatgCTGGGATGTCAGAGGGGAACCGAAGCTCTCAGAGAAAACCTCTGTGGTAGCTGGACCATGGGCTtggccaacacaagttataagtcAGGATTACACCAGCAATCCAACCCTGGTCCTCAGGTTTGTAAATCCAGCACTCTAGCACCATGgtggtgtcgacctggttggcgagttggcatagagctggccttctatgcccaaggttgcaggttcgatcccgggcaggtcgatggcatttaagtgtgcttaaatgcgacaggctcatgtcagtagatttactggcatgtaaaagaactcctgcgggacaaaattccggcacatccggcgacgctgatataacctctgcagttgcgaacgtcgttaaataaaacataacatttttttaacataacatAACCATGGTGGTTtctctaaattaaaaataaaatccatgCATGTTGCCAATTCTCAAGTTAGTTAAATAACCAGAATAGCCTGTATACCTTTCCATCACCATTCATAACATAATTTGTAATGATCCTGATTTGATTAAAATTACTCTGTGCATTGAGAATGAAGTCCCTATTTATGCAAGCTATGAGGAAGCTTTGATACGGCACAATACAAAACTTCCTTTGTTAGCATGAGGTTTCAGTCTGGAGCTGAAGAGGGAGTAGCACTCACCGTTCTTGTTCCACGTGAAGGTGTCCCTCAGCTTCTGGCCCTCGATCTCCATGTCCAGGCGAATTGGAACAAGCAGCTCCACTTGAGAAGCATTTTCAACAATGGTTGAAGGATCTGTGTCATCAAAACTGAAACAGAATTCCACAAGCAAGTTGTAAACTTCCGATTTCAACAAGCTTCTACATGTTCAACCAACTCAGATAAGAGAAAGTCACGGCCTGGGAACAAG harbors:
- the Snr1 gene encoding SWI/SNF-related matrix-associated actin-dependent regulator of chromatin subfamily B member 1, with translation MAIRTYGDKPISFQVEENGEYYCIGSEVGNYLRLFRGSLYKKYPGMYRRSITNDERKKLVELGLSQHVLASSVSLLRASEVEDIIDGNDEKYKAVSVHSSEPPLPREGKSKKSMSWVPSLPNSSHLDAVPQATPINRNRVNNKKVRTFPLCFDDTDPSTIVENASQVELLVPIRLDMEIEGQKLRDTFTWNKNESLITPEQFAEVLCDDLDLNPLSFVPAIAQAIRQQIDGFPTDSIIEENCDQRVIIKLNIHVGNTSLVDQVEWDMSEKDNNPEHFAMKLCAELGLGGEFVTAIAYSIRGQLSWHQRTYAFSEAPLPTVEVPFRPPSEADQWAPFLETLTDAEMEKKIRDQDRNTRRMRRLANTTPGW